One segment of Solanum stenotomum isolate F172 chromosome 1, ASM1918654v1, whole genome shotgun sequence DNA contains the following:
- the LOC125870789 gene encoding ras-related protein RABG3f yields MPSRRRTLLKVIILGDSGVGKTSLMNQYVNKKFSNQYKATIGADFLTKEVQFEDRLFTLQIWDTAGQERFQSLGVAFYRGADCCVLVYDVNSMKSFENLNNWREEFLIQASPSDPENFPFVVLGNKVDVDGGNSRVVSEKKARAWCASKGNIPYFETSAKEGTNVEEAFQCIAKNALKSGEEEEIYLPDTIDVAASSQQRTGGCEC; encoded by the exons ATGCCTTCTCGCCGGCGAACGCTTTTGAAAGTCATCATCCTCGGCGACAGTGG GGTTGGAAAGACTTCGTTGATGAATCA ATATGTAAATAAGAAGTTCAGCAATCAGTACAAAGCAACTATTGGAGCTGATTTCTTGACAAAGGAAGTGCAGTTTGAGGATCGGCTCTTTACTCTACAG ATTTGGGACACTGCTGGCCAAGAGAGATTTCAGAGTCTTGGTGTTGCTTTCTACCGCGGTGCTGATTGTTGTGTCCTTGTTTATGATGTAAATTCAATGAAGTCATTTGAAAACTTGAACAACTGGAGAGAAGAGTTCTTAATTCAg GCAAGCCCATCTGATCCAGAAAACTTTCCATTTGTCGTGCTGGGGAACAAAGTTGATGTTGATGGTGGAAATAGTAGAGTG GTGTCTGAGAAAAAGGCTCGGGCCTGGTGCGCTTCAAAGGGTAACATTCCCTACTTTGAAACTTCAGCTAAGGAAGGAACCAACGTAGAGGAGGCTTTCCAATGCATTGCTAAGAATGCCCTGAAGAGTGGAGAGGAGGAAGAAAT ATATTTGCCCGACACCATTGATGTTGCCGCTAGCAGTCAGCAGAGGACAGGTGGATGTGAGTGTTAA